A stretch of Pseudophryne corroboree isolate aPseCor3 unplaced genomic scaffold, aPseCor3.hap2 scaffold_1570, whole genome shotgun sequence DNA encodes these proteins:
- the LOC135000761 gene encoding zinc finger protein OZF-like, protein MYMTDIKAENIEEEEETYVRGDQQCKEEEIPTDISTDGHTSRNISEGHLMLSPDCDIRDNDSRQDSPGDNPITPIIYPALSADPPDPGKCSPDHSDIGASVTALTVDTVFPCSIDAKCFTQNTKLITHQPAKAGERPFPCSECGKCFTKKSALVTHHRSHTGEKPFSCSECGKCFTQKSALVTHQRSHTGVKPFSCSECGKCFALKSVLVKHQNSHSGEKPFSCYECGKCFARKSHLVIHQRSHTGEKPFSCSECGKCFARNSNLATHQRSHTGEKPFSCSECGKCFARNSNLATHQRNHTGEKPFSCSECGKCFAWKSDLVTHQRSHTGEKPFSCSECGKCFTKKSALVTHQRSHTGEKPFSCSECGKCFTKKSALVTHQRSHTGEKPFSCSECGKCFTKKSALVTHQRSHTGEKPFSCSECGKCFTKKSALVTHQRSHTGVKPFSCSECGKCFAFKSVLVKHQRSHTGEKPFSCSECGKWFTQKSSLVTHQRSHTGEKPFSCSECGKWFTQKSSLVTHQRSHTGEKPFSCCERNKSALVEHIRHYPSTEPFKSSGV, encoded by the coding sequence atggacacacaagcaggaatatctcagaaggacatctaatgttatccccggattgtgacataagagataatgacagtagacaggattctccaggagataaccccattaccccaattatatatccagctctatcagctgatccccctgatcctgggaaatgttctcctgatcactctgatattggtgcatctgttacagctctgacagtagatacagtgtttccctgttctatagatgccaaatgttttacacagaacacaaagctcattacccatcagccagctaaggcaggggagaggccatttccatgttctgagtgtgggaaatgttttacaaagaaatcagctcttgttacacatcacagaagtcacacaggtgagaagccgttttcctgttctgagtgtgggaaatgttttacacagaaatcagctcttgttacacatcagagaagtcacacaggtgtgaagccgttttcctgttctgagtgtgggaaatgttttgcattgaaatcagttcttgttaaacatcagaatagtcactcaggtgagaagccgttttcctgttatgagtgtgggaaatgttttgcacggaaatcacatcttgttatacatcagagaagtcacacaggtgagaagccgttttcctgttctgagtgtgggaaatgttttgcacgcaactcaaatcttgctacacatcagagaagtcacacaggtgagaagccgttttcctgttctgagtgtgggaaatgttttgcacgcaactcaaatcttgctacacatcagagaaatcacacaggtgagaagccgttttcctgttctgagtgtgggaaatgttttgcatggaaatcagatcttgttacacatcagagaagtcacacaggtgagaagccgttttcctgttctgagtgtgggaaatgttttacaaagaaatcagctcttgttacacatcagagaagtcacacaggtgagaagccgttttcctgttctgagtgtgggaaatgttttacaaagaaatcagctcttgttacacatcagagaagtcacacaggtgagaagccgttttcctgttctgagtgtgggaaatgttttacaaagaaatcagctcttgttacacatcagagaagtcacacaggtgagaagccgttttcctgttctgagtgtgggaaatgttttacaaagaaatcagctcttgttacacatcagagaagtcacacaggtgtgaagccgttttcctgttctgagtgtgggaaatgtttcgcatttaaatcagttcttgttaaacatcagagaagtcacacaggtgagaagccgttttcctgttctgagtgtgggaaatggtttacacagaaatcatctcttgttacacatcagagaagtcacacaggtgagaagccgttttcctgttctgagtgtgggaaatggtttacacagaaatcatctcttgttacacatcagagaagtcacacaggtgagaagccgttttcatgctgtgagagaaataaatccgctcttgttgaacacattagacattacccaagtacggaaccatttaaatcttctggagtataa